TTCTATAGATGCAGAATGTGTTCCCCGTTACGGTTCCCATCTTGACACGGTTCCATGAGGCGTTATGATTAGGGAAAACATTCAACTTATGCTTTTTTGGACGGAGGGACTGGGAATGGCGGACGACAAGCTGCGCCTTGCACTCGTGCAGATGCACGTCGATGCGGGGCATCCGGATCTTAATTTTGCCCGATTGGAGCAAAGGCTCGAGGAAGCCGCGCAAGGACCGGTCAAGCCCGATCTGGTCATGCTGCCTGAAATGTGGAATACCGGCTATGCGCTGGAGCAGATCGGCCGCATTGCCGACCGGAACGGGGAACGGACGAAAAAGCTGCTTTCGGCGTTCAGCGCCAAGCACGGGATTCAGGTGATCGGCGGCTCGATCGCTGAGGGCAGAGCGGACGGCGTATACAACACGATTTTTGCGTTCGGAGCGGACGGCGAACTAGCGGCCGATTATTCCAAAATCCACCTTTTTCGATTGATGGACGAAGAAAAGCATCTGCAGCCCGGCGGAAAAATCGGCCGAATGACGGTAGCAGGGGCGGAAGCCGCTCTTATGATTTGCTATGATATCCGTTTTCCGGAGCTCGCCCGCAGGCTGGCGCTCGACGGCGCCAAGGCGCTGTTCGTGCCCGCGCAGTGGCCGCATCCGCGGCTTCATCATTGGCGGACGCTGCTGACGGCCCGGGCGATCGAGAACCAGATGTACGTGATCGCCTGCAACCGGGTGGGCGAAAGCGGCGGAACCGCGTTTTTCGGCCATTCGCTCGTGATCGATCCCTGGGGAGAAATCGTCGCCGAGGCGGGCGAAGACGAAACGATTCTCCGCGCCGAAATCGACCTGTCCCAGGTCGAAGCGGTGCGGGCGAAAATCCCGGTGTTCGAGGACCGCAGGCCTTCGCTTTATTGACGTTTTTCGCGGACGGCGCCGAAATGGCGCTCCACCGTTTCTCTCATCGTATCGATAAACGCTTCGGCCGCCTTCGACAGATAGCGGCCTTTGCGGCTTGCGGCGACAAGCGTGCGCGATGGCGACTCGGCGAGCGGCACATAAACCGGAGCGAGCTCCGTCCATTTGGCGCGCGTCACCATCTTCGGTACGAACGCGATGCCCATGCCCGCCGCGACAAGCGACTGCACCGTTTCGATATTGCCGCTTTCGAACACGATGCGCGGCTCGAAGCCGGATTTTCCGCACAGCTCGAGCACGATTTGGCGGAAGCCCTGGCCTTTCTTCAAGATGACGAACGGTTCGGACGACAGCTCGGCGATCGGCACGGGGAGGCCGCGTTCGGCAAGCGCATGGCCGGGCGGCAGGGCCAGGCAGATTTCCTCCTCGATCAGCGGCTGCCAGGTTAAGGTCGGCTCCTGCAGCGGGAGCGACAGGAGGCACAGGTCGGTCTGCCCGCTGGCCGTCAGCTGCTCGAGCCGGGACGAGCTGTCCTCCATCAGCACGACCTCGATTTCCGGGTATCGCTGCCCGAATACGGGCAGCACGAGCGGCAGCACGTGCGAGCCGGTAATCGGCAGGCTGCCGACGACAAGCCTTCCTTTTCGCATATGGGCGAGGTCGTCCAGCTCCTGTTTCAGCTGCTCGACGCTGTCGAGTATCGTCTGCGCTTTCTCGACGAAGACGGAGCCGGCGTGCGTCAGCTCGACCGAATTGGTCGTACGGCGGAAAAGCAGGACGCCGATCTCCTTCTCCAGCTTGGAAAGCTGCTGGCTGAGAGACGGCTGGGCGATATGCAGCTTCTCGGCCGCGCGCGAAAAATTTTTTTCGGCTGCGATTTGAATGACGTACTGCAGTTGGCGGAATTCCATGCGGCGCCTCCTAGTAAGCGTTTGTTCCGAAACGGCCTTCATAGGTCATACCTATGGCTTTTATAGAAATTATATCTTGGTTCAATGAAGAAAGAAATGCTATGATGTTTGTATCGATTTTACTAGAGCACGACGAATTGAACTTATGGGGTGACTTTTTCGATGGCGAAAACAATGTTTGAAAAGATTTGGGACAATCATGTCATTCATGCCGAAGCCGGCAAACCGAGCATTTTGTACATCGACCTTCATCTCGTGCACGAGGTGACGTCTCCGCAGGCGTTCGAAGGGCTGCGCTTGACGGGCCGCAAGGTTCGCCGTTCGGACCTGACGTTCGCGACGATGGACCATAACGTGCCGACGAAGGACCGGTTCAACATTACCGATCCGATCTCGAAGCAGCAGGTCGACACGCTGACGAAAAACTGTGAGGATTTCGGCGTAAAGCTGTTCGATTTGAACAACATCGATCAGGGGGTTGTCCACGTGATGGGGCCTGAGCTCGGCCTCACGCATCCGGGCAAAACGATTGTTTGCGGCGACAGCCACACCTCCACGCACGGCGCGTTCGGCGCGTTGGCGTTCGGCATCGGCACCTCCGAGGTCGAGCACGTGCTGGCGACGCAGTGTCTGCAGCAGGCGAAGCCGAAAACGATGGAAGTTCGTTTCGTCGGCAAGCGCAAGCCGGGCGTAACGGCGAAGGACCTTATCCTCGGCGTCATCGCCAAATACGGCACCGATTTCGCAACGGGCTACGTGCTCGAATATACAGGCGAAGCGATCCGTTCACTTTCGATGGAAGAGCGCATGACGGTGTGCAACATGTCGATCGAAGGCGGCGCGCGCGCCGGCCTGATCGCTCCGGATGCCACGACATACGAATATCTCCGCGGCCGCGAATACGCGCCGAAAGAGGAAGCGTTCGACCGCGCCGTCGAGATATGGTCGCAGCTTGCGACCGACGAAGGCGCC
This genomic window from Paenibacillus humicola contains:
- a CDS encoding carbon-nitrogen family hydrolase, with product MADDKLRLALVQMHVDAGHPDLNFARLEQRLEEAAQGPVKPDLVMLPEMWNTGYALEQIGRIADRNGERTKKLLSAFSAKHGIQVIGGSIAEGRADGVYNTIFAFGADGELAADYSKIHLFRLMDEEKHLQPGGKIGRMTVAGAEAALMICYDIRFPELARRLALDGAKALFVPAQWPHPRLHHWRTLLTARAIENQMYVIACNRVGESGGTAFFGHSLVIDPWGEIVAEAGEDETILRAEIDLSQVEAVRAKIPVFEDRRPSLY
- a CDS encoding LysR family transcriptional regulator, with translation MEFRQLQYVIQIAAEKNFSRAAEKLHIAQPSLSQQLSKLEKEIGVLLFRRTTNSVELTHAGSVFVEKAQTILDSVEQLKQELDDLAHMRKGRLVVGSLPITGSHVLPLVLPVFGQRYPEIEVVLMEDSSSRLEQLTASGQTDLCLLSLPLQEPTLTWQPLIEEEICLALPPGHALAERGLPVPIAELSSEPFVILKKGQGFRQIVLELCGKSGFEPRIVFESGNIETVQSLVAAGMGIAFVPKMVTRAKWTELAPVYVPLAESPSRTLVAASRKGRYLSKAAEAFIDTMRETVERHFGAVREKRQ
- the leuC gene encoding 3-isopropylmalate dehydratase large subunit, translating into MAKTMFEKIWDNHVIHAEAGKPSILYIDLHLVHEVTSPQAFEGLRLTGRKVRRSDLTFATMDHNVPTKDRFNITDPISKQQVDTLTKNCEDFGVKLFDLNNIDQGVVHVMGPELGLTHPGKTIVCGDSHTSTHGAFGALAFGIGTSEVEHVLATQCLQQAKPKTMEVRFVGKRKPGVTAKDLILGVIAKYGTDFATGYVLEYTGEAIRSLSMEERMTVCNMSIEGGARAGLIAPDATTYEYLRGREYAPKEEAFDRAVEIWSQLATDEGAAYDKVVEFDVDSLIPQVTWGTSPGMGADITGNVPNPADMATENERKAAEKALEYMGLTPGTPMSEIGIDYVFIGSCTNGRIEDLRAAAEVAKGYKVDSRVTAIVVPGSGRVKLQAEKEGLDKIFVEAGFEWRDAGCSMCLAMNPDVLQPGQRCASTSNRNFEGRQGRGGRTHLVSPAMAAAAAIKGKFTDVRGWTFKTEVMS